CCCCGGCATCGTTTTATCTCGGGATCCCCCCAGGCCCTGGCCTATACCAACAGCCCCCTGCCCCTCGGGGCCGGTGCATTGATACCCAGCCCGGAGGAACATGCCAGGATGATTGCCGCGGCGGGAGACCTTTCGGGCACGTCGGTTCTGGTTGCAGGACCGGAATCGGGGTATCTTGCAGCCCTGGTTTCCAGAATAGCCGGGAAGGTTGTTCAGGTTGAGTTTCTCCCTTCCCGGGCCCAAAGTTTTACAGACCTCTTTGTGGAACTGGGTTACGACAATATTGAAGTAGTAAGCGGAAAGGAGCTTCTTGAGCAGGATACGGTGAACCGCTACGACAGGATTCTTCTGGCCTACGGAACGGAGAATATTCCGCTCCCCCTGATAGCCCGGCTCAGCCAGTCGGGTACCCTGGTGGCGGTTCTCAGCTATCAGCAGGGAGAACAGCTCCTGGTCGAGTACCGCAGGGTGCGTAACGGCGCCTCTCTTCGCGTTGTGGATCGGGTGTTTTTTCCGGCGGAATGATTATTTTCGCAGGTTCATGGAGCCCTGGCGCCGGGCTTTTTCGATCTTCTCCATCTTGCGGTAGTA
Above is a genomic segment from Marispirochaeta aestuarii containing:
- a CDS encoding protein-L-isoaspartate O-methyltransferase family protein, with protein sequence MKRACGSCLYPAPVSLLLVLVLFTALSSDLYAQTAAGPAAAESLSVTADQRAALAGEISQLRILPPALVQSSFAQVPRHRFISGSPQALAYTNSPLPLGAGALIPSPEEHARMIAAAGDLSGTSVLVAGPESGYLAALVSRIAGKVVQVEFLPSRAQSFTDLFVELGYDNIEVVSGKELLEQDTVNRYDRILLAYGTENIPLPLIARLSQSGTLVAVLSYQQGEQLLVEYRRVRNGASLRVVDRVFFPAE